In Bacteroidia bacterium, the genomic stretch CATTTCTTCAAGCATGTACCATGTACCTAATGAACCTAAATATCCAATCACTTTTTGGTGAGGTTGTATGTTCAGCCTTTTTTGTAGCAACTCTTTATCTTTGGGAGAAATTTTATCTGCATTAAAGTGGTCAATGTCTGCACAGCAAGGGATAACTTCTATTCGAATGTTTTGCATACCTGGCCAAGATAGAATTTCCTGCTTAGCGTTTTCTGTCAAGCTGATGGAATAATCTGCATATTGTAAAAATTGGCGTTCTTTATGTTTAAAGTACTTGTANNNNNNNNNNGGTGGGATAAATTCCATAGTTTGCCTTCTACGCGTTCATCTGCCCATAGTCCACGCATGTCAAAAATGAATTTCAGTCCGTATTTTTTTTTGAGGTATAATCCTACCAATGCACTGATATAGCTTCTGCAATGGACTGCATCAAAATTGTGTTGTTGGTGAAGTTTTTTGGCTAATCGTTTCATTTTTTGAACATCTTTTACAGTGGAAAAAATGGGCGGCTTTTTAGTGTAAGGTAGAGAGTACCAAAAAATAGGATAGTCTTTAAGCCAGT encodes the following:
- a CDS encoding glycosyltransferase, translating into MKVLYLSYDGMTDPLGQSQVIPYLIGLTRYGHTFYLISCDKPERYKQRKEFILNWLKDYPIFWYSLPYTKKPPIFSTVKDVQKMKRLAKKLHQQHNFDAVHCRSYISALVGLYLKKKYGLKFIFDMRGLWADERVEGKLWNLSH